A portion of the Paenibacillus hamazuiensis genome contains these proteins:
- a CDS encoding ABC transporter permease, translating into MGYRKAIFLLLLVLLWETAYRVFDWGWMFPSALQTFRAFYDGIVDGQLLGAVAGSLRRILTAFVLSCLIGTALGVLFARNRLLDETFGFLVVALQTVPSIAWLPFAIIWFGLNDFSVIFITTIGATWTMTIASRSGIKNIPAIYLKAAQMFGTGRGIKLFYQVMLPAAIPHFITGMRMAWAFAWRALVSGELIARGIGLGQMLEEGRNIGDTSLMLCIVLLIAVIGTISDHLVFKRLEDRVLVKYGLNGTNI; encoded by the coding sequence ATGGGATACAGAAAAGCAATCTTTCTGCTGCTTCTGGTTCTTTTATGGGAGACAGCATATAGGGTATTCGATTGGGGGTGGATGTTCCCTTCGGCTTTGCAGACGTTTCGCGCTTTTTACGACGGCATCGTCGACGGTCAGTTGCTGGGAGCGGTGGCGGGCAGCCTGAGGCGCATTTTAACCGCATTTGTTTTGTCCTGCCTTATCGGGACGGCTCTCGGCGTGCTCTTTGCCCGCAACCGCCTGCTGGACGAAACGTTCGGTTTTCTCGTCGTCGCCCTGCAGACGGTTCCCAGCATCGCCTGGCTGCCGTTTGCGATCATCTGGTTCGGGCTGAACGATTTTTCCGTTATCTTTATTACGACGATCGGGGCAACTTGGACGATGACGATCGCAAGCCGCAGCGGCATCAAAAACATTCCCGCCATCTATTTGAAGGCCGCGCAAATGTTCGGTACGGGCCGGGGGATCAAGCTGTTTTACCAGGTGATGCTCCCGGCAGCGATTCCCCATTTCATCACCGGCATGCGAATGGCATGGGCGTTCGCGTGGCGGGCGCTCGTCTCCGGCGAGTTGATCGCACGCGGCATCGGACTTGGACAGATGCTCGAAGAAGGGCGCAACATAGGCGACACCTCGTTAATGCTGTGTATCGTCCTGCTGATCGCCGTGATCGGGACGATTTCCGACCATTTGGTGTTTAAACGGCTGGAAGACCGGGTTTTGGTCAAATACGGCTTGAACGGCACGAACATCTGA
- a CDS encoding ABC transporter ATP-binding protein, with amino-acid sequence MIDIRQVSKTFKQRDGSIFTAVEDVSFSIKQGEFVSVLGPSGCGKSTLLNLVAGLERAERGGVEVLGRPVTAPGPDRIVVFQEHALFPWLTVLENVAFGLKQRGIRKKERHELAMEQIRLVHLGKFADRYPHELSGGMKQRVAIARALVMDPEVLLMDEPFAALDEQTRLLLHKELEEIWMRTRKTVLFITHNIREAVVLSDRVLVMSTRPGKIKKEFVIQAARPRNPSDTVLHHIEERILETLADELEKVAREERGEEYGIQKSNLSAASGSFMGDSI; translated from the coding sequence ATGATCGACATTCGGCAGGTCAGCAAAACATTTAAGCAGCGGGACGGCAGCATATTTACCGCCGTCGAAGACGTTTCGTTCAGCATCAAGCAAGGGGAGTTTGTCTCGGTTCTAGGCCCGTCGGGCTGCGGCAAGTCGACGCTGCTGAATTTGGTGGCGGGGCTGGAACGGGCGGAGCGGGGCGGCGTCGAAGTGCTCGGCCGGCCCGTTACGGCGCCCGGTCCGGACCGCATCGTCGTCTTTCAGGAGCACGCTCTGTTCCCTTGGCTGACCGTACTGGAAAACGTGGCGTTCGGCCTCAAGCAGCGGGGCATACGAAAAAAAGAGCGCCATGAGCTCGCCATGGAGCAAATTCGCCTCGTGCATCTGGGCAAATTCGCGGATCGTTATCCTCACGAACTGTCCGGCGGCATGAAGCAGCGGGTGGCCATCGCCAGAGCGCTGGTGATGGACCCGGAGGTTTTGCTGATGGATGAGCCTTTCGCCGCACTGGATGAACAGACGAGGCTGCTGCTGCACAAGGAGCTGGAAGAGATATGGATGAGGACGCGCAAGACGGTGCTGTTCATTACGCACAACATCCGCGAGGCGGTCGTTTTGTCGGACCGCGTGCTGGTGATGTCGACCCGTCCCGGGAAAATCAAAAAAGAATTCGTCATCCAGGCGGCGAGACCGCGAAATCCGTCCGATACGGTGCTGCATCATATCGAGGAGCGGATATTGGAGACGCTCGCCGACGAATTGGAAAAAGTGGCGCGGGAGGAGCGCGGAGAAGAATATGGGATACAGAAAAGCAATCTTTCTGCTGCTTCTGGTTCTTTTATGGGAGACAGCATATAG
- a CDS encoding ABC transporter substrate-binding protein, translating to MKKTSFALTLIVFVAALIAACGQASPSSDKTPAASTSASAPAAPVTLKLGLLKNVTHAPAFVAIKEGYFQKEFGANVKYEVIGFDNGSDFSTALATGQIDLGFVGPSPVTNQYVRSKNIKIISGSNNGGAVLVARKNAGISSVKDLAGKVAAVPTKGSTNEISLRLLLQQNGLQVTTDNSGVQLVTMAPADTLVAMRQKQVDVSLLPEPWGTQIAGEGIGDILVDWNQVPPNNGNYPLTILVASDKFLKEHRDLAKAAIRANIQAIDFIQKKPEDTYKLVGDELKELTGKGLAPDLIKAALNHLSLTTDVDKGALESMAKVAIDAGYIKGLEKNSLDLSGMLDLSLLQEVKSGK from the coding sequence ATGAAAAAAACATCGTTCGCATTAACCTTGATCGTTTTTGTTGCCGCCCTGATAGCGGCCTGCGGCCAAGCCTCGCCAAGCTCGGACAAAACGCCCGCAGCTTCTACATCCGCATCCGCCCCGGCGGCGCCGGTGACTCTAAAGCTCGGCTTGCTGAAAAACGTCACCCACGCACCGGCATTTGTCGCCATCAAAGAGGGTTATTTCCAGAAGGAATTCGGCGCCAACGTCAAATATGAGGTCATCGGATTCGACAACGGTTCGGACTTTTCCACGGCGCTTGCTACCGGACAAATCGATCTCGGCTTCGTCGGTCCGAGCCCGGTGACCAACCAGTATGTCCGCAGCAAAAACATCAAGATCATCTCCGGTTCGAACAACGGGGGAGCCGTTCTGGTCGCACGGAAAAATGCCGGCATCTCCAGCGTCAAAGACTTGGCGGGCAAAGTGGCGGCGGTTCCGACCAAAGGCAGCACGAATGAAATTTCGCTTCGCCTGCTGCTGCAGCAGAACGGGCTTCAAGTGACGACGGACAATTCGGGAGTGCAGCTCGTTACGATGGCGCCGGCGGATACGCTGGTCGCGATGAGGCAAAAGCAGGTCGACGTGTCGCTCCTGCCTGAGCCGTGGGGCACGCAAATTGCCGGCGAAGGCATCGGCGATATCCTCGTTGATTGGAATCAGGTGCCGCCGAACAACGGAAATTATCCGCTGACGATCCTCGTGGCGAGCGACAAGTTTTTGAAGGAGCACCGCGATTTGGCGAAAGCGGCGATTCGGGCGAATATCCAGGCGATCGATTTTATTCAGAAAAAGCCGGAGGACACGTATAAGCTGGTCGGCGACGAATTAAAGGAACTTACGGGAAAAGGCTTGGCACCGGATTTGATCAAAGCGGCCCTGAACCATCTCAGCTTGACCACCGACGTGGATAAGGGGGCTTTGGAGTCGATGGCCAAAGTCGCAATCGATGCCGGATATATCAAAGGTTTGGAGAAAAACAGCCTCGATTTGAGCGGCATGCTCGATCTGTCCTTGCTGCAGGAAGTGAAGAGCGGCAAGTAA